Proteins from a single region of Bacteriovorax sp. Seq25_V:
- a CDS encoding MgtC/SapB family protein, whose translation MKNMYIEFFGFLPLYIALGIKIVTALILGGLVGLDREQKMKSAGIKTNMLICLGATVYTALSILSIDQGIGAADPNRVAAQIVSGIGFLGAGAIIHGRGGVVGLTTAATIWVVAAIGVTIGYGYPIAAGLITITILIVLRMVTPLYKLFESEKHFRRFHVEVLSQGRVKGMVKEIVYNRVDQIDEIYEEMMDVDNDIRLLHVYLKVHPRRIPQIQKSISSLIKVDKVKIHEAERTIDHNNEESDE comes from the coding sequence ATGAAGAATATGTATATTGAATTTTTTGGTTTTCTCCCTCTGTACATTGCGCTTGGGATTAAAATTGTGACTGCTCTTATCCTTGGTGGACTGGTTGGACTTGACCGTGAGCAGAAAATGAAGTCTGCCGGGATTAAAACAAATATGCTGATCTGTCTGGGGGCAACTGTTTATACTGCGTTATCAATTCTATCAATTGATCAGGGGATCGGTGCTGCTGATCCAAATCGTGTTGCGGCTCAGATCGTATCAGGGATCGGTTTTCTTGGCGCTGGTGCGATTATTCATGGTCGAGGTGGGGTTGTTGGACTGACAACTGCTGCGACTATCTGGGTTGTTGCGGCCATCGGTGTGACAATTGGTTACGGCTATCCGATAGCAGCAGGTCTTATTACAATTACAATTTTGATAGTTCTAAGAATGGTTACCCCACTTTATAAGCTTTTTGAATCAGAAAAGCACTTTAGACGCTTCCATGTTGAGGTTCTATCTCAAGGTCGTGTAAAAGGTATGGTTAAGGAGATCGTCTATAATAGAGTAGATCAAATTGATGAGATTTATGAAGAAATGATGGATGTGGATAATGATATCCGTTTACTTCATGTATACTTAAAAGTTCATCCAAGAAGAATTCCACAAATTCAAAAGTCTATTAGCTCACTCATAAAAGTTGATAAAGTAAAAATCCATGAAGCTGAGAGAACAATTGATCATAATAATGAGGAGAGTGACGAGTAG
- a CDS encoding Hsp20/alpha crystallin family protein, producing MKTTLDQQNREYLNKLTEAQRNIIAKKENEIEKIDVLYDKKLENVKKEGDLALYNQVELNKVDIENSLLSKQERLEKIQAQHKVNTQKFVDQEQALKSDYFERYEDLTNQHEQSIIDVNTRNQLINRDIVDKSNRTIKDIQKNSELGVQDVLFDTKIRADELSRDLDSKFITINRAHDNQVKVVSSQHDTQLEEIQRNHNQTIDELQRKNSIDRNQRIASEKHITKSEVDHHNEVLKQKRLSFEQKYRTLEQDHTEILNRLKTKFDTDIKKLVGSYAQAKDLVANKAQDDFYHITKLEPTIVDQGKHYLVTLPVPEFEKEQVNLTAQERNLNIVLTRKFQEETQAGDEKFDTRRTEVLSKNFKVAEIMDPRTVKSNYQDGILSFQIAKL from the coding sequence TTGAAGACAACTCTTGATCAGCAAAATCGAGAATACCTCAATAAGCTTACTGAAGCCCAACGCAATATTATTGCAAAGAAAGAAAATGAAATTGAAAAGATTGATGTCCTCTATGACAAAAAACTCGAAAACGTAAAAAAAGAAGGCGATCTTGCCCTTTATAATCAGGTTGAACTTAATAAAGTTGATATTGAAAACTCACTTCTTTCCAAGCAAGAACGACTCGAAAAAATTCAGGCCCAACATAAAGTCAACACCCAAAAATTCGTGGACCAAGAACAGGCACTTAAGAGTGATTACTTTGAACGCTATGAAGACCTTACAAATCAACATGAGCAAAGTATTATAGATGTTAATACTCGAAACCAACTTATCAATCGTGATATTGTTGATAAATCAAATCGCACGATAAAAGATATTCAAAAAAATAGTGAGCTTGGAGTCCAAGACGTATTATTTGACACTAAAATCAGGGCCGATGAACTATCTCGTGATCTTGATTCAAAATTCATCACAATAAATCGAGCACACGATAATCAAGTTAAAGTAGTAAGTTCACAACATGATACGCAGCTTGAAGAAATACAAAGAAATCATAATCAAACAATTGATGAGCTTCAAAGAAAAAATTCTATTGATCGAAACCAAAGAATTGCTTCAGAAAAACATATTACAAAAAGTGAAGTTGATCATCACAATGAAGTTTTAAAGCAAAAAAGGCTGTCTTTTGAACAGAAATATAGAACTCTTGAGCAAGACCATACAGAGATTCTAAATCGTCTTAAAACTAAATTTGATACTGATATCAAAAAACTAGTTGGTTCATATGCCCAAGCTAAGGATCTTGTAGCCAACAAGGCGCAAGATGACTTCTATCATATAACAAAACTAGAACCAACAATTGTCGACCAAGGAAAACACTACCTGGTAACCCTCCCTGTTCCTGAATTTGAAAAAGAACAAGTTAACCTTACTGCTCAGGAGAGAAATCTCAATATTGTACTTACTAGAAAATTTCAGGAAGAAACCCAAGCGGGTGATGAGAAATTTGATACTCGCCGAACAGAGGTTCTATCAAAAAATTTCAAAGTCGCAGAAATTATGGACCCAAGAACAGTTAAATCAAACTACCAAGATGGTATATTAAGCTTTCAAATCGCAAAATTGTAG
- a CDS encoding carcinine hydrolase/isopenicillin-N N-acyltransferase family protein, translated as MTKISKNCDLLPLINLFGEEEEAFYQLGLKDGESAKYSIQMIRSLISTPWAPVNKLIHQSFSKIIDQVLYKNNEFDKLLGAYAQGANVLKTDIFGALLIPEFCSFLGSWTKYISPINFGCSSLFTLNEKGEPVHARILDFPLKNTYDKHERIVTTNFKNRLKTFNYSSVGLPFSGLTSMNSSGLTVAIHQKFSNTFNQHGTPIFFLAHQVVSNCSSVKEALELLERSQTITCWNLNIMDKEGNILEIDIDGNERHYNLYNIHDKKFLYICNELVNTDANQEDFLPFGMSNYNSVRRKNCKKLEKKTFNKKDAEILKSFTTPTEKSLSSLSSITPSTMAAVIFNPSAMTTSYIAGEAPKVYTGNIVNLSDLWDRQRTDLLSKKETNQRAKDLYLHLIKAQFSFDTNDEVNGYHELQMALEFTEGQEEHDLVTFFFIVAQYIHEPGQFALSQLMEENLEIHSRLTPYFKDMSAILDLRLSKLTNSKQLISHIPTNEQLRLRFEKELIMSKLNHIPLRHLTFLHLDILDVIFV; from the coding sequence ATGACTAAAATCTCCAAAAACTGCGACTTATTACCGCTCATTAACCTCTTCGGCGAAGAGGAAGAAGCGTTTTACCAACTAGGCCTAAAAGATGGAGAGAGTGCAAAATACTCCATCCAAATGATTAGATCACTTATCTCCACACCCTGGGCCCCAGTGAATAAGCTTATCCATCAGTCGTTTTCAAAGATAATTGATCAAGTACTGTATAAAAATAATGAGTTTGATAAACTCTTAGGCGCATACGCACAAGGTGCAAATGTATTAAAGACCGACATTTTTGGTGCACTACTTATACCAGAGTTTTGTTCTTTTCTAGGTTCGTGGACGAAGTATATCTCCCCGATTAATTTTGGATGCTCAAGTCTTTTCACTCTCAATGAAAAGGGTGAACCGGTACATGCTAGAATCTTAGATTTTCCACTAAAAAATACTTACGATAAACATGAACGAATCGTTACAACAAACTTTAAAAATCGCCTTAAAACTTTTAACTACTCTAGTGTTGGACTACCATTCTCTGGACTAACTAGTATGAATAGTAGTGGTCTAACTGTAGCTATTCATCAAAAATTTTCAAATACCTTCAACCAGCATGGAACACCGATCTTCTTCCTGGCCCATCAAGTTGTCTCAAACTGCAGTAGCGTAAAAGAAGCACTTGAACTGTTAGAGCGCTCACAAACTATTACTTGCTGGAATCTTAATATTATGGACAAGGAAGGAAATATCCTTGAAATAGATATTGATGGTAACGAAAGGCATTACAACTTATACAATATTCATGACAAAAAATTCTTGTACATTTGTAATGAGCTTGTAAATACAGACGCCAATCAAGAAGACTTCTTGCCCTTTGGAATGAGTAATTACAATTCAGTCAGAAGAAAAAATTGTAAGAAGCTTGAAAAGAAAACTTTCAATAAAAAAGATGCAGAGATCCTTAAAAGTTTTACTACACCAACCGAGAAAAGTTTATCAAGTCTCTCTTCAATTACCCCTTCAACTATGGCTGCAGTTATATTTAATCCAAGTGCTATGACAACCTCTTATATTGCAGGAGAGGCCCCAAAAGTTTATACCGGAAATATCGTAAACCTGTCAGACTTATGGGATCGTCAAAGAACTGATCTACTTTCTAAAAAAGAAACAAATCAACGAGCGAAAGACTTATACCTCCATCTCATCAAAGCACAATTTAGCTTTGATACAAATGACGAAGTTAACGGTTATCACGAACTACAGATGGCACTAGAATTTACAGAAGGTCAGGAAGAGCACGATCTTGTTACCTTCTTTTTCATCGTTGCTCAATACATTCATGAACCAGGACAATTTGCACTTTCACAGCTAATGGAAGAAAATCTCGAAATTCATTCAAGACTCACGCCTTACTTTAAAGATATGTCAGCAATTTTAGACCTTAGGCTTTCAAAACTTACAAACTCAAAACAACTTATTAGTCATATACCAACAAATGAGCAATTAAGGCTTCGTTTTGAAAAAGAATTAATAATGAGTAAGTTAAATCATATCCCATTAAGACATTTAACTTTTCTTCATCTCGATATTTTAGATGTGATTTTTGTCTAG
- a CDS encoding phosphatase domain-containing protein — protein sequence MKRAHLVNFLAIKTKEELAIRASLTMKENIFSKTTTLEKFSPSFPIQAYKLLKAYAFKIKIVARDEKHEFLFNREFESDSFGCFNIKMKNIDELEKVHVIEVYEVAKYPGLDILLGTYIPLKIGEDKKLVICDFDKTLVDTKYSTPEEVYKSLTSPIEKFPTIDKSVKIIKEYIDQGYHPFILSASPHFYETAMRDWLYANNIYSAGIFLKDYRKIFSIIEGDLTPKDLKVQGIYKLGHLLDIIYMTGIPKEIVLMGDNFESDPLIYLTFYELLKGRLEAREIWNRLKNYEAFKLSNKQNSLLLNKIYQLKDMIKRTQVDPEIKIYIRKKAEETTLNIPEQFSFGAQSLELY from the coding sequence ATGAAAAGAGCTCATTTAGTTAACTTTCTCGCAATTAAAACAAAAGAAGAACTCGCCATAAGAGCTTCTTTAACTATGAAGGAAAATATTTTTTCCAAGACGACAACTCTTGAGAAATTTTCCCCAAGTTTTCCAATTCAGGCCTACAAACTTCTAAAGGCCTATGCCTTCAAGATTAAAATTGTTGCACGCGACGAGAAACACGAATTTCTTTTTAATAGAGAATTTGAATCTGATTCTTTTGGATGTTTTAATATCAAAATGAAAAATATAGATGAGCTTGAAAAGGTTCACGTGATTGAAGTTTACGAAGTTGCCAAGTACCCAGGCCTCGATATTCTTCTTGGAACATATATTCCTCTTAAAATTGGCGAAGACAAGAAACTTGTGATTTGTGACTTTGACAAAACACTCGTTGATACAAAGTATTCGACACCAGAAGAAGTTTACAAGTCCCTAACAAGCCCGATTGAAAAGTTCCCGACAATTGATAAGTCGGTAAAGATAATAAAAGAATATATTGATCAGGGATATCACCCCTTTATCCTTTCGGCCTCTCCTCACTTTTATGAAACAGCGATGAGGGATTGGTTGTATGCAAACAATATCTACTCGGCGGGAATATTCTTAAAAGATTACCGTAAGATTTTTTCAATCATCGAAGGGGATCTTACTCCAAAAGACTTAAAGGTTCAGGGAATCTATAAACTAGGGCATCTGCTAGACATTATTTACATGACAGGAATCCCAAAAGAGATAGTTCTGATGGGAGATAACTTCGAATCTGATCCACTTATCTATCTCACATTCTATGAACTTCTCAAAGGAAGACTTGAGGCGAGAGAAATTTGGAACCGATTAAAAAATTACGAAGCTTTTAAACTTAGCAATAAACAGAATAGTCTTCTGCTCAATAAAATTTACCAGCTAAAAGATATGATCAAAAGAACTCAGGTCGACCCTGAAATTAAAATCTATATAAGAAAAAAAGCAGAAGAGACGACTCTAAATATTCCTGAACAGTTTAGTTTTGGTGCTCAATCACTAGAACTCTACTAA